The Osmerus eperlanus chromosome 25, fOsmEpe2.1, whole genome shotgun sequence DNA window GTCATGATTTAAAGGAGAATCCATCTCCAGACATGGACATCCCTCTGACTGAGTCTGGGCTTTCAGGAGATTCCTCCGCAGATCACGACTACTGCTCCCCTCCTGAGAGACCTTCTACCCTCAGTCAAAAACTCCAGAGCTTGGAAGCCAAGTTATCCACTGAGGGTGAGCTGGGAATGGATCAGAGGGGCACCATCTTGCTGCTGTTGGAGCACATCGAGCGTTGTGTCAGCGCGCCACCGGAGGAGAGAGACTTGGCGGACACGGTGCTAGCCCTGCTGGAGAGCAGGGCGACCGGCTCCGTGTACTCCAGCTACCTTCTGCAGTCTGTAGGCCGCTGGCTCGGCCAGCAGTTCCATGCAGCCAACAGCAGCATCAGCCAACAGGTCGAGACTTTCAAAGTGCAGCACATCGAACGGATCTCCGATTTGCCGCCGGCGGAGGAGCTGGCCGCGGAGCTGTTTCCAGAAGCCATGAGGACTCTGTTGCTCCACTGGATGGGCCTCAGTGATAACTCCACGCACTGGAAGAGACAGAGTGAATACCCCAtccttctcctcatcctggAGTTTGCGAATCATAACCTCATCACCGGCGTGGCTCATGTTCTGTACTCGAGTCTAATATGCAAGTGAGACATGTGTAATATTCCCTACCGCTATGATTTGAGATGTTATGGCATCTTCAGAACAGCACTCTTGTGAAATTGTGTCGGTCAAACCAGATAAAAGGGTATTGTATATTGAGGGACTTTTACATCAAGAAAATATGACAGTAATATTATTTCTTCCACAAACCTAGAACTTTATTGGTAATTTGGACAATGTTGTGAAACAATCCCAATACATCATATTACCATTCAGAAGATTAAGCAATTAAAGGTACAATATGTAAGATTTtcagtaaaaaacaaaacaggtttCCCCCCCTATATACATGTTGTGAAGTTGAATAGCAGTtcagtgccagtggaatgtcaatTTCAAACGTTGAAGCAATCCtctactttccagccaattatgttccagcaCTCCTGTTCCAGCTAATAGCATTCCTCCTTGGCTTAGAAACCACTGCCAAACTTAAGCTGTAGGAAAGCAGTAAGTTCAGACAAGAATTGGGGGCACTAATTCTCATATCTAAATGTATTTGATAATGTTACTTATTGCACCTTTAAGTATAAACTGAAACACAATGATGTTTCTTTGTTGATATCAGAAATGTGTCATTAATCTTGGCATATGAACGTAAACGATTATTACACTTGATCTACATCATGTTCCATTGCAAACCAtcacaaatatatacattttagtaaaaaagaaaaaacttaATATGCAATTACAGTTCTTTTGCAGATCCAAACATCAGCATTATTAATCTATTGCATAATTGGAGAGATGTACAGATTCCTCATTTATACAAACCCAGCAACGGACTTGACATTTAGCATGAGAATGTTTCCAAATGTGATGACTAAATAAATTACAGGGCCGATGTAACATCCATGCAAACTTGAGTGCTAGGTGTGAGTGTATAAACCTAATGGGTAGTAAAAAGAGAGGAACCGAGATGTGCGCTGTGGTTAAATGGTGTCCATCCCTCGGGAGAAGGAAGATGAGAAGCCCAGCCCCATCCCTCTCTGAGTGTGGGTCTGGGATCTGGCCATCTCGTACTGGACGTCCAGGTTCCGGAACATTTCTTCCTGTTGTTGCAGAGTCTTCAAGCCTTCGTCGTTGAGTGGTTTAgacgcctccccctcctcctctccctgcaaggACAGAAGCCAGATTTAGAGAATGTACGGCTCTGTACACGGGTCGAAAACGTCTCAGGGAAATGGAGTGTGAAAATATTAATAGTGTGGCCAAAACAAGTTTAAATTAGGTACGATTTAGCAACTGAAAACAAACAAGGGTGAGACAGTTAATTTAATTGATGATACATACTTTGATGCCCATCAGTTTGCGAAATTTAACATTTTGGTCTTTGTTGCCAAAGTTGAGCTTTTCCCACAACTCTGCAGTCTGGGACTTGTCCTaaatcaaaaaaatatatgttacGAGTAATATACAAAAAAGGGATTACAAAGACAAAccacaaaaacattgaaatATTTTGAAGTAAAGTGAGTAAAGGAATTTACCCTCACGCCCTGACTCTTGCCCTGCCACagtttcttcctcttcttctcctgttcTGCAAACTTCATGGGGTTCACAGCAGACGGGTTGTAGTAACTGGGCACAGCAATCCCAGTCTCCGCTAACGTTTTGGCTTGCAGGGCCGCCATCTGAGCTGCCATGGCGATCTGGGGAGTGACCTGGGTTCCAGACGCCAGGAGAGCTGCCACGTTGAGGACGGGGTTGGCGGCGGCAGCAGCAGCGGCGGCGGCAGCCGCCGCTGCAGCAGCAACAGTGTCACACATCAGAGGGGGCGCTacgacaaacaaaacaaacgaaCGTTAGCGCTCGATAGTTGGAATCGAATTATCATTAGCACAACAGCTGGTGTTTGTTGTGTATTTGGAACTTAGTGGGCAATAATGACCACTGACTTATTTCTGTATCAAAGAGTCTCTTGGATTTCTCACCTGTAACTACTTCTTGTTGTTGTTTCTCCAacatctccttctctttctgctcCTGAAGTTTCTTAGCTCTTTCTAACCTTGGTTTGGAAGGAGAACAACAATTGCGTTTAGGTTTCTCGGGCGCCGGAAGCTGAGAGCTGCTAAATTACGCAATATCTAGGAAGATACTGAAGAAAACCCGTGTCGGCCTCACAGTTCCTCTAAGTTGCGGTACCTTCGGGCCAAGGCCTCCTGAGCGTCCATGGCTGTGTTTCTACCTCTGAAAGCTGGGGGGCTCCCAGACCTACTGCGACTCTTCCTGCGCACCTTCTCAGCCTTCTTCTTCCGCTCCCTGCGAaggcagagaacacacacacacacacaaaaggtttGTTTACAGGCATACTGTCTTTGGCTGACAGGATCATGAAGTCTGAGCCATAGACACAATCTGAGACATTGACTCAGGTGTTAGTGGGGCGCCGGGCAGGTGAGCCAACCTGCTTTTGCTGCGGCTCTTGCTGCGGTGCCGGTGTTTGGTCCTTGATCCCGAGCGAGACCTtgccttcctcttcttctcccggCTACGAGACCGAGACCTGCGTTTCTCCCGACTCCTGCTACGATGACGCCTGAATACAGCGAAGAATTAGACCGGGGTGAGATTTTTCAAAAACTACGTTCATCGTGCAGAGACGAAACGATCATTCGAAGACTCACTTGTCTCGTGAGGGCGACCTGGAGAGGCTCCGCCCCCTGGAGGTCTTCTTGTCTTTTCGGCGGTGTCGCTCCTCCCCGTTCTCCGCTGCgagtctctccttccccctctcactctgctcctcctccagcctgctgtAGGATTTTGACTGCTTCTCAGAGTCCCTTTTACGTGCCTGTTTTAAGAAGAAGTTGTCTCTTTCAGGAAAATAGTGCAACAAAGAGAGTTAGTACCACGGTTGAAGACAAAATATACCAACTTAAGTTGATAAAACCTTATCTTCCTAACTCGACCATGAGAAGATATATGCAAGATCTAGATACTAAATCCATTTTACTCTTCATCTACAGGCTAATAAGATTAActggaggaagaaaagaaaaaaaggacctAGAAGGTGTGGACAACCAATTTAATATAATTTCATTTTGATAACGACAATATGTGGGCAAGCAGAAATGAGTTCGCATTCATCATTACTGTCCCAATAATGTCATTTAGAATTGCTAAATCGCGATGATGCAACACCTTTGGGTAGCTCTTAAAGGGAAGATAAAACTGTGTTGGTGAACCACAGCATCATCATCTTAGTTCCAGTTCATCCTTTAGCTTCCATCCCTAAACAAGTTCATGCAGCCATGACTTAGAACGGGCAGCTAAGTAAAAAAGTAGTCAATACGGTTAGAGAGGAGCTTTTCTTTAGGTTTAATAGCAAAAACAGAGAAACTTCTTATCGATTCCATTCCATTACAGTCTGCAAATGATGCAAAAGTTGTCCTTACTTTTCAATTACATACTCTGTTCTAAGAGACAAATGAGTTTGAACGACTGATAGTTACCTTTCCAAGAAGTAGGCATATAATTTTGCTATGTCAGCTGGGTCTTCTGTTCAGTGTCTCTTCGTGCATTAGCACGCTGAGTATGATTTATTATAGAAATGTTATCATGTGATCTACACACaggatttataaaaaaaataaaatctcctatggttaaaaaaaaaacaaggcccCTTTCTGTAGCATCTTGAACCACCAAATTTCACTAAACCTGATGCTTTATACTTACCGTGAAGTAAAACTTGTTTCTTTTCAAGTAATTAACACTGACATTCAAGAGATGCTAAAGTGTGTTTAGTTCACTGAATGAACTGTGATTAGTTACCTCTTTGCTCCTGCTTCGACTTCGTTTGTGCTTTTTGTCGCCTGTTAATTTCAAGAACACGGAATCTTGTCAGACTGTATTACAACCAAATAAAAAGTGAAATGAATGTGTTCACTGGCTACTCAGAACAGAATCGATCATGATAAGTTTGCTTTAGTTTGTGTGGCCTTAAACTGACTGTTTCCCCGTTTCCTAATATTTCAATCCACTCACTTGATTTCCGTTTACGGTCCTTAGAGCGTGACCTCGATCGTGAATGATGATGTTTAGAGCTTCTCGGGGATTTAGACTCCATACCGTGTTTCTTCTTGTGTGAATCAGATGAGTTAGCCATGGGAAGGTCAATCGATTCGGCGTCACTTGCCTAAattagagagggagacagcaggAAGTCAATAACAGCAAGTTAATGATTACAACTTCGTAGTTACCAACATTAGAAACATTCGGACATTACATATTTGTACAATAAAGTAGCTAGACGATAGCTAGCCATCATTTCCCCACATACGCCatgtaacgttagctagccaGTCCAGACAGAATATGTGGGGCAGGATTCTTCCGTGACGTGACGTAATTTTGCAAACAATAGTAGGCTACACTATTCAACAGCAAAATAATCCCCCAGCACGATAAAGATAGCTAGCAGTGTGGTAGCTAGTTTGCACTAGTACCACTTACAAATTAAAAAGCAAACGACGTCACTGAGCCAGCTACTGGAGTAGCAGATACAAAAGCATTTAGGCTACCTACGATCGGTCTTAGCTTGCCGATAGCTTAGCCATAATATCGTCAATAAAGCCTTTCAAACGCCATCTTGACGAAACGGGTAGTAGCGGATATGCTATCTTAGTTTTCTAGTTAACGTTAGCAAACTAATACCGGGGTAGCTAGTACACTACATCACATTTAATTATAAACTATATGTTCATGTACAATGTGAGAGTTATATTCTACACTCACCGCCATGGTTAACTCGAAAGAAACCTTTCGGTCGGTTATGTTCCCTCGCTAGCTACGTTGGCTAGCTCGTTGGAAAGGTTCTAGAATAGCTAGCCAGCTGTAGATCTCGGCGTATTTGCGTCTTCGGACCAATCAGGTGGTAGCTCACTGAGTTGGCAGGAGACAAATAATATCCCCCGATATTTCTCAGTCCATGTATAATCAAAGAGTATGGAAGAATTCCTACTTTTCAAAAACCGTTTATACACGGCATTGCCCTAAACACGTATACCAACACAATTCCAAATTAACTTCTAACGACTGACTGAAGAAATCTACAACAAATGAAGGTCTTTGATACAACATGGCAACCCCCCTACAAATTCCATTGCGCTAAATCTACAACCAGAGTGTATGTCTACTGTCACGTGGGTTTGGAGCAGCCTGAAAGTAAACACGATTAATTTGGAGGCACGCATAGACCTACACGTAAAAACACTTGACAGTTGTCAAATCAATAATATAATAGTAGATACAATACATATATGTACAAAATATCACAGTCTCTTGCTCTGTCTTGACtctatcactagaagggaaaacacCTGTGGTTACGGCGGACATCAGGGTAACCAAAACGAACAGTCCTTATCGCCAACCCGCCAAATTCTGAAACTTAGTGGATCTGCGTGTTGGTTGATTCGGGTTGATGGTGACTTTTCTCTTTCCAGCAAACTGTCTCACTGCAAATTATTTTGCGAGGTAGAGGTTTCCTGAACATTTTGTTATATAACAAGAGTATGATATTTTAAAGTAGTGTGTTAGTTGCCAGAATGTGTATGCCTGCATTctagattttttggggggcttGGCTCATATTTCGGGATGGTTAGCTACCCGGCTAGCAGCACTGACAGATTGTTTCTGTTCATCGCATTGATTGTCTAACACCGATTCAATTAATTGAACGCGCTTCGTCAACACGGGTTAATTAACATGGTCGACCATTTCAGTCCAACGTGTTGCCCATGTCCTTAAATCAGAGTATTTGATAGATCAACGAGTGTCATCTGAAGTATAAACAAGGAACTTCTCTACTAGTAATCTATCCCTCTGTGATTTCGATTTCTCTGATGTCAGTTTTCAGAAATTCACAAGTTTGCTTATAATTTCAGTCAGACCAGGTGGACGGAATAAGGATGTGGAACGACGTCGAACTGCTGGCCAATGAGGACACCAATACTATCCGGCTTTATAATGACAATATATCAAGAGAGGAGAGTTGCAGTGGTTTATACCAAGTGGATACATTAGTGAAAATCTCTCCTCCCGAGAAGGTAAATAAACCGGGGACTAACGTACAATCATGGGGCGTGTCATGCGAATCCTCCAAAAAGTTATTAATTGTAAGTTAAcgccttttttttttgtaggtgCTGTCCGTTCCCCAGCTTTTCTCCTCCTGTGATGCAAACTGCAGTGTTGTCGTCGCAGATAAAACAGTCATACTTTTTGACCAGAGTTTCCAGACCAAATTGCTTCATCTTTGCTTTGGTGAGCATCAGTACACATCGATATTAGGATCTGAGCCTTCGGTGATTTGACCGTGACAGTAATGTCtgatgaaaaaatatataaatattgttTTTCAGATAGTAACTTAGATGCCGTGGAAGTGTGTCTTAACGGACAATTTTTGGTGGTCTGTGAGAGAAATGGAAAACTTCATCTCATCTACGTGCCCCAGAAAAGGACTCTTTTCACCAGGGTAAGAACCCAGGATGGCATCTCCCTAACCCTGAACACTCAGTTATGATGTGACAATATTCTCAAACAGTACACTCTATGTTCCACATGATGTCTGATGGACTGCCACTGCAATATAAACTCTCTGATTACAATTTGAGCGTGGAAGGTGACCGTTATAGTGATTGTTTGA harbors:
- the rsrc2 gene encoding arginine/serine-rich coiled-coil protein 2 isoform X1, whose product is MAASDAESIDLPMANSSDSHKKKHGMESKSPRSSKHHHSRSRSRSKDRKRKSSDKKHKRSRSRSKEARKRDSEKQSKSYSRLEEEQSERGKERLAAENGEERHRRKDKKTSRGRSLSRSPSRDKRHRSRSREKRRSRSRSREKKRKARSRSGSRTKHRHRSKSRSKSRERKKKAEKVRRKSRSRSGSPPAFRGRNTAMDAQEALARRYRNLEELLERAKKLQEQKEKEMLEKQQQEVVTAPPLMCDTVAAAAAAAAAAAAAAANPVLNVAALLASGTQVTPQIAMAAQMAALQAKTLAETGIAVPSYYNPSAVNPMKFAEQEKKRKKLWQGKSQGVRDKSQTAELWEKLNFGNKDQNVKFRKLMGIKGEEEGEASKPLNDEGLKTLQQQEEMFRNLDVQYEMARSQTHTQRGMGLGFSSSFSRGMDTI
- the si:ch211-110p13.9 gene encoding uncharacterized protein si:ch211-110p13.9; amino-acid sequence: MQIMFIMAPFTTIHFPQWDGGTQKIRFIYLANATSFKLTSPLERGMIPLFLGADLFSSTDIRSENHSRYHAKFAKKGLATKIIFSSAFRFHGLRVPTANNCLWFYSIQGLFRIAFELYSKQEQLTVLEHFQDLWKAQIDDSPLEMSYNLSVQVDPSPQQNIMEMYDKDLKLKLITQHSHDLKENPSPDMDIPLTESGLSGDSSADHDYCSPPERPSTLSQKLQSLEAKLSTEGELGMDQRGTILLLLEHIERCVSAPPEERDLADTVLALLESRATGSVYSSYLLQSVGRWLGQQFHAANSSISQQVETFKVQHIERISDLPPAEELAAELFPEAMRTLLLHWMGLSDNSTHWKRQSEYPILLLILEFANHNLITGVAHVLYSSLICK
- the rsrc2 gene encoding arginine/serine-rich coiled-coil protein 2 isoform X2 codes for the protein MAASDAESIDLPMANSSDSHKKKHGMESKSPRSSKHHHSRSRSRSKDRKRKSSDKKHKRSRSRSKEARKRDSEKQSKSYSRLEEEQSERGKERLAAENGEERHRRKDKKTSRGRSLSRSPSRDKRHRSRSREKRRSRSRSREKKRKARSRSGSRTKHRHRSKSRSKSRERKKKAEKVRRKSRSRSGSPPAFRGRNTAMDAQEALARRLERAKKLQEQKEKEMLEKQQQEVVTAPPLMCDTVAAAAAAAAAAAAAAANPVLNVAALLASGTQVTPQIAMAAQMAALQAKTLAETGIAVPSYYNPSAVNPMKFAEQEKKRKKLWQGKSQGVRDKSQTAELWEKLNFGNKDQNVKFRKLMGIKGEEEGEASKPLNDEGLKTLQQQEEMFRNLDVQYEMARSQTHTQRGMGLGFSSSFSRGMDTI